One segment of Bacillus alkalisoli DNA contains the following:
- a CDS encoding YitT family protein, which yields MKKRRKPTALEEKPLFHKVKEYIYVIIGSAIVALAFNLFLLPNRVASGGVSGISTITEAILGWEPGYVQLSFNIPLFILGVFLLGKQFGFKSLVGTIMLPLFVLWTSHLEPATLDPLLGSLFGGIGVGLGLGLVFRGRASTGGTDLAAQIIHKYTGLTLGTCVALIDGLIVISAAIVFNIELGLYALIGLFVTSKTIDFVQVGLGYSKTALIITNKEEEVRQAILTQVDRGVTKLAAYGGYTQDERPILLCVVDQTEFTKLKQVVRSIDNKAFVVVMNASEVLGEGFKRE from the coding sequence TTGAAAAAAAGAAGAAAGCCGACGGCGTTAGAGGAGAAACCACTTTTTCATAAAGTGAAAGAGTATATTTACGTTATCATCGGATCGGCTATAGTCGCATTAGCATTTAATTTATTCTTACTTCCGAACAGAGTTGCTTCTGGTGGAGTAAGCGGTATAAGTACGATTACAGAAGCTATCCTTGGCTGGGAACCGGGATACGTACAACTTTCCTTTAACATCCCACTTTTCATTCTCGGAGTGTTCCTGCTTGGAAAACAGTTCGGCTTTAAGTCATTAGTCGGAACTATCATGCTTCCTCTATTTGTACTTTGGACAAGCCACCTCGAACCGGCAACACTTGATCCACTTTTAGGTAGTTTATTTGGTGGTATCGGAGTTGGTTTAGGACTTGGTCTTGTTTTCCGAGGTCGTGCATCAACAGGTGGAACAGACCTTGCAGCGCAAATCATACATAAATATACAGGACTAACTCTCGGTACATGTGTGGCGCTTATTGATGGATTAATTGTTATATCGGCAGCTATCGTTTTCAACATCGAACTGGGTCTTTACGCACTTATCGGTCTTTTTGTAACAAGCAAAACAATTGACTTTGTACAAGTAGGATTAGGCTATTCGAAAACAGCGCTTATCATTACGAATAAAGAGGAAGAAGTTCGTCAAGCTATCCTTACGCAAGTGGATCGTGGAGTAACAAAACTTGCTGCGTACGGTGGTTATACGCAAGATGAACGTCCAATATTGCTTTGTGTAGTTGATCAAACGGAATTCACAAAATTGAAACAAGTGGTGCGAAGCATTGACAATAAAGCATTTGTCGTCGTTATGAACGCTTCTGAAGTACTTGGTGAAGGATTTAAAAGAGAGTAA
- the cccB gene encoding cytochrome c551: MKKYLLALVLGSGIVALAACGGGGDTTNNAAPGTDAPAAGGDGTVDVAAAEALYKQSCASCHGGNLDGGFGPKLSQVGSKYSAEEIENIIVNGQGSMQGGFLKGDDATLVANWLAQQK, from the coding sequence ATGAAGAAGTACTTATTAGCTCTCGTATTAGGTAGTGGAATAGTGGCACTAGCAGCTTGTGGCGGCGGTGGAGACACAACGAACAATGCAGCACCGGGAACAGATGCACCAGCAGCTGGTGGAGACGGTACAGTAGATGTTGCGGCAGCAGAAGCTCTTTACAAACAAAGTTGTGCATCTTGTCACGGCGGTAACTTAGATGGTGGATTTGGTCCAAAGCTTTCACAAGTTGGGTCAAAATACAGCGCTGAGGAAATCGAAAACATCATCGTTAATGGTCAAGGATCGATGCAAGGTGGATTCTTAAAAGGTGACGACGCAACGCTAGTTGCCAATTGGTTAGCTCAACAAAAATAA